A portion of the Pararge aegeria chromosome 10, ilParAegt1.1, whole genome shotgun sequence genome contains these proteins:
- the LOC120627146 gene encoding uncharacterized protein LOC120627146 codes for MKNITKMGSLRSCVFLLVIFVQLQHIAGKPLFFTDLFCDYMCDDDDVSTTTTASNEDDDWDIFGLCTCGTRRPPGVRRGQGFPANINMRLPPSANGMNFSMNNANGAWNFQLDAGPNGPNGPFSVVPIGGPTIIPAGAGGSTTAATITTTSTTAKA; via the exons atgaaaaatattactaaaatggGTTCACTACGGTCGTGCGTGTTCTTACTCGTGATTTTTGTGCAGTTACAACATATCGCTGGAAAG CCACTATTTTTCACCGACTTATTTTGCGACTACATGTGCGATGACGACGACGTGTCAACAACTACGACCGCAAGCAATGAGGACGATGACTGGGACATATTCGGGCTCTGCACGTGCGGCACTCGAAGACCACCAGGCGTCAGGCGAGGCCAAGGATTCCCCGCAAACATCAATATGAGACTAC CGCCATCAGCCAACGGCATGAACTTCAGCATGAACAACGCCAACGGTGCGTGGAACTTCCAATTGGACGCTGGGCCGAACGGCCCCAACGGTCCTTTCAGCGTTGTACCTATTGGAGGACCCACCATAATTCCCGCAGGAGCAGGCGGTTCGACCACAGCTGCCACCATCACCACCACTTCCACCACTGCTAAAGCATAA